A single genomic interval of Stieleria maiorica harbors:
- a CDS encoding protein kinase domain-containing protein, translating into MTTVKTKRIQPGYEPIEGYVLEKRIGRGGYGEVWRANAPGGLKKAVKFVFGQQDERRAEQELKSLERIKAVQHPFILTLERFELIENQLVIVTELADGSLEDVFKQHQARGSCGIPRDMLLGYMKDAADALDYLHQLYKLQHLDIKPGNLLIVGGRVKVADFGLLKDLGDIECSMVGGLTPIYAPPEVFDGRPSMHSDQYSLAVMYQELLTSTRPFSGRTIAQLATQHVHNAPNLKPLPASDRPCVARALEKSPERRFASCTEFVEKLVRPHATVGEVDHREGTTSQTAARPVENLPQLEDSLGTSNEIHQTQALVVALGGTGADCLSALRSRIYDFGAGSPVVLHSVLIDTNPMTTQSALMVDSTDVVPRCRVVEARLRTPNEYRNSGTGRLKTISRRWIYNVPRNGQTGGMRPLGRLALVDHGEQVMQTLRDAVEALNAAKSENAPPKIYVVGSLTGGTGSGMYLDIVYLLRHLLDESAMENEPILSFLTTNRFQGDPSRPLALHATKSAIKELAHFLMPGNSYPGDAGAGWPSVPAARTPLHNTYVIAQSDRPGAPPPLHSVIDYLWADATVCGEWFAKGRHEDDDSSTRPSVIRTMSVAQIGDPEDRQPNLLAPHAVKLLLLRWLGNPRDSKAAAKEFSGRIRRRCRLDSDALCGQTVQWFGNNRQDRRGKLMERLGNLDPALLQKPTAVRSHLVKWLTEVIDLDQTEVLAGQIVHQIQREINSRLQDGKSDLSSTITGLGEIRQQMTQLQQALLQRSEDEFQRIADNGDGDQAAPDCENADSPRGPMAALRSACGIGEQLVEIIACRAAASVAATLIDNLAEMAETYVDASARLAQAITQLADDDRQAVDHWSTLAPEIRNGLPDIVEKLHRANVVGQLFRVIQAPATMTTDFIVNELSVAAAGLIRQRTATADDSSSGNATTHDVRRSHGADANTASTATTDELQIGNTTCFNPQTDPVAMTQTHTWSTPDAVPSLTAESAFEAVRPPLLECGGKQRVFLVCRDKTEQRTLLSQLPKDEALSLTTIQAKASMPMLVHEAQDIELQNVLSWLDALTGDDGRISDRLVTRCDINWS; encoded by the coding sequence ATGACGACTGTCAAAACCAAACGGATTCAACCCGGTTATGAACCGATCGAAGGTTACGTCCTGGAAAAACGGATCGGACGCGGCGGGTACGGCGAAGTCTGGCGTGCCAACGCGCCCGGTGGGCTGAAGAAAGCCGTCAAATTCGTGTTCGGACAGCAAGACGAACGACGGGCCGAACAGGAACTCAAATCGCTCGAACGCATCAAAGCGGTCCAGCACCCGTTTATCCTGACGCTCGAGCGGTTCGAACTGATCGAAAACCAGCTGGTCATCGTGACCGAGTTGGCCGACGGATCCCTGGAAGACGTCTTCAAGCAACACCAGGCGCGCGGATCCTGTGGCATCCCTCGCGACATGTTGTTGGGGTACATGAAGGATGCCGCCGACGCGTTGGATTATCTCCACCAGCTCTACAAACTTCAGCACCTGGATATCAAACCGGGAAACCTGCTGATCGTCGGCGGCCGTGTCAAAGTAGCCGACTTCGGATTGCTGAAAGATCTCGGTGACATCGAATGCAGCATGGTCGGCGGGCTGACGCCCATCTATGCGCCGCCGGAAGTCTTTGACGGACGCCCGAGCATGCATAGCGACCAGTACAGTCTGGCCGTGATGTACCAGGAGCTGTTGACCAGCACGCGTCCCTTTAGCGGGCGGACGATCGCCCAGCTGGCCACCCAGCACGTTCACAACGCGCCCAATTTGAAACCCTTGCCGGCCAGCGATCGCCCCTGCGTCGCGCGAGCGCTGGAGAAGTCGCCGGAGCGACGGTTCGCCAGCTGCACCGAATTCGTCGAAAAACTGGTGCGGCCCCACGCCACCGTCGGCGAAGTCGATCACCGCGAGGGAACGACGTCCCAAACGGCGGCGCGCCCGGTGGAGAATCTGCCGCAGCTGGAAGACAGCCTGGGCACGTCCAACGAAATCCATCAAACCCAAGCCCTGGTCGTCGCCCTCGGCGGCACCGGTGCGGACTGCCTGAGTGCGTTGCGGTCGCGAATCTATGACTTTGGCGCCGGGTCGCCGGTCGTTTTGCACAGCGTGCTGATCGACACCAATCCGATGACGACGCAGAGCGCGTTGATGGTCGACAGCACCGACGTCGTGCCGCGTTGCCGGGTCGTCGAAGCCCGGCTGCGAACTCCCAACGAATACCGCAATAGCGGAACCGGGCGATTGAAGACCATCTCGCGGCGTTGGATTTACAACGTGCCGCGAAACGGACAGACCGGGGGCATGCGACCGCTCGGACGACTGGCCTTGGTCGACCACGGCGAACAGGTGATGCAGACGCTGCGTGACGCGGTGGAAGCATTGAACGCCGCCAAAAGCGAAAACGCTCCGCCGAAAATCTATGTCGTCGGATCCTTGACCGGCGGAACCGGTAGCGGCATGTATCTCGACATCGTTTACCTGCTGCGACATCTGCTGGACGAATCCGCGATGGAAAACGAACCGATCCTGTCGTTCTTGACGACCAATCGGTTTCAAGGTGATCCGTCGCGTCCGCTCGCACTGCACGCGACCAAATCCGCGATCAAAGAACTGGCCCATTTTTTGATGCCCGGCAACAGCTATCCCGGAGACGCCGGTGCCGGATGGCCCAGTGTTCCCGCCGCCCGGACACCGTTGCACAACACGTACGTCATCGCACAATCCGATCGGCCCGGCGCCCCGCCGCCGCTGCACTCGGTCATCGACTACCTTTGGGCCGACGCCACCGTGTGCGGCGAATGGTTCGCCAAAGGTCGCCACGAAGACGACGACTCGTCGACCCGGCCGAGCGTCATTCGAACCATGAGTGTGGCTCAGATCGGTGATCCGGAAGACCGACAGCCCAACCTGCTGGCACCCCACGCGGTCAAGTTGCTGCTGCTGCGCTGGTTGGGAAACCCGCGTGATTCGAAAGCCGCTGCCAAAGAATTCTCCGGACGCATCCGCCGTCGCTGCCGATTGGACAGCGACGCGTTGTGCGGCCAGACCGTGCAATGGTTCGGAAACAATCGACAAGACCGCCGCGGCAAGTTGATGGAACGACTGGGCAACCTGGACCCGGCCCTGCTGCAAAAGCCCACCGCCGTCCGATCCCATCTGGTGAAGTGGCTGACCGAGGTGATCGACCTGGATCAAACCGAGGTGCTGGCAGGACAAATCGTCCATCAGATCCAGCGTGAAATCAATTCCCGTCTCCAAGACGGAAAGTCGGACCTTTCATCGACGATCACCGGGCTCGGCGAAATCCGGCAACAGATGACGCAGTTGCAACAGGCCCTGTTGCAGCGTTCCGAGGACGAATTCCAGCGGATCGCCGACAACGGCGACGGCGACCAAGCTGCGCCGGACTGCGAAAACGCCGACTCCCCGCGGGGGCCGATGGCCGCACTGCGAAGTGCCTGTGGCATCGGTGAACAGCTGGTCGAAATCATCGCCTGTCGCGCCGCGGCATCGGTCGCAGCAACACTGATCGACAATCTGGCCGAGATGGCCGAAACCTATGTCGACGCCTCCGCCCGCCTGGCCCAAGCGATCACCCAACTCGCCGACGACGACCGCCAAGCCGTCGATCACTGGTCCACTCTCGCCCCCGAGATCCGCAACGGTCTACCCGACATCGTCGAAAAACTGCATCGCGCCAATGTGGTCGGCCAACTGTTCCGGGTGATCCAAGCCCCGGCGACGATGACGACCGATTTCATCGTCAATGAACTGTCCGTCGCTGCCGCCGGGCTGATCCGCCAGCGGACGGCCACCGCCGACGATTCATCATCAGGCAACGCCACCACACACGATGTGCGCCGTTCACATGGCGCCGATGCCAACACCGCCTCCACCGCGACGACCGACGAACTGCAGATCGGCAACACGACCTGTTTCAACCCCCAAACCGATCCGGTCGCGATGACCCAGACCCACACCTGGTCGACGCCCGACGCCGTACCGAGTCTGACCGCCGAGTCCGCCTTCGAAGCCGTCCGTCCCCCGTTGCTGGAATGTGGCGGCAAGCAACGTGTTTTTCTTGTCTGCCGCGACAAGACCGAACAGCGAACCCTGTTGTCGCAGCTGCCCAAGGACGAAGCACTGTCGCTGACCACCATCCAGGCCAAGGCTTCGATGCCCATGCTGGTTCACGAAGCCCAGGACATCGAGCTTCAGAATGTGTTGTCGTGGCTCGACGCGCTGACCGGCGACGACGGCCGGATCAGCGATCGTCTGGTCACCCGCTGCGATATCAATTGGAGCTAA
- a CDS encoding ATP-binding protein, which yields MNAAIHETHAVDSGLLGSLLTDDTFWPAETQSLSETGLSDSFVEGLILKSVLSIGTISGRSLSEFIGLPFKVTDPLLDSMRTRKLIAHVRPAPFNDYYYSLTELGQTRAGNQMKQCSYVGPAPVPLSDYVLSVEAQSAGLEPVTQDQLRQALSEISYQQDLLDFIGPAINSNTGLFLFGEPGNGKTTIARCLTQCLGQEIWIPHAILDDGNLIKLQDDAFHRPAPVPETAAQILKAQEWDRRWLRIQRPTVMVGGELVMENLEVRHDERSNICEAPLQMKSNCGCLLIDDFGRQRIAPEELLNRWIVPLENRCDFLTLPTGKKIQLPFEQLLIFSTNLDPGDLVDEAFLRRVPYKIFVGDPGPEEYRQLMRTVSRQMGFPETPEAAEYMLSYYQTKSRKPRRCHPRDLLKQIEAFCRYRQLPLGIRPEYLERACRSYFSDL from the coding sequence ATGAACGCCGCAATCCATGAGACCCATGCTGTTGATTCGGGCCTGCTAGGCAGCCTGCTGACCGACGATACGTTTTGGCCGGCCGAGACCCAATCGCTTTCCGAAACCGGGCTGAGCGATTCGTTTGTCGAAGGCCTGATTCTCAAGTCCGTGCTCAGCATCGGCACCATCAGCGGTCGCAGCCTGTCCGAATTCATCGGTCTGCCCTTCAAAGTGACCGATCCGTTGCTCGATTCGATGCGGACCCGCAAGCTGATCGCGCACGTGCGTCCGGCTCCGTTCAACGATTACTATTACTCGTTGACCGAACTCGGCCAGACCCGCGCCGGCAACCAGATGAAACAGTGCAGCTACGTCGGCCCGGCGCCGGTCCCGCTGTCGGATTATGTGCTCAGTGTCGAAGCCCAATCGGCGGGGCTGGAGCCGGTCACGCAAGACCAACTGCGTCAGGCGCTCTCGGAGATCTCCTATCAACAGGACCTGTTGGACTTCATCGGACCGGCGATCAACAGCAACACCGGGTTGTTTCTGTTCGGCGAACCCGGCAACGGAAAAACGACAATCGCCCGCTGTCTGACGCAGTGTCTGGGCCAAGAGATTTGGATTCCGCACGCGATTCTTGATGACGGCAACCTGATCAAACTGCAAGACGACGCGTTTCATCGGCCCGCCCCGGTCCCGGAAACGGCCGCACAAATCCTGAAAGCCCAAGAATGGGATCGGCGCTGGCTTCGCATCCAACGCCCGACGGTGATGGTCGGCGGCGAACTGGTGATGGAGAACCTGGAGGTGCGACACGACGAACGCAGCAACATCTGCGAAGCGCCGTTGCAGATGAAAAGCAATTGCGGTTGTCTGTTGATCGATGACTTCGGTCGTCAACGGATCGCCCCCGAAGAGCTGCTCAACCGCTGGATCGTTCCGTTGGAGAATCGATGCGACTTCCTGACGCTGCCCACCGGCAAGAAAATCCAATTGCCGTTCGAGCAGCTGTTGATCTTTTCGACCAACCTGGATCCGGGCGACCTGGTCGACGAAGCCTTTCTGAGACGCGTTCCCTACAAGATCTTTGTGGGAGATCCGGGGCCGGAAGAATACCGGCAATTGATGAGAACGGTCTCGCGTCAGATGGGATTCCCGGAAACGCCCGAAGCCGCCGAATACATGCTGTCGTACTACCAGACCAAATCACGCAAACCACGGCGCTGTCACCCGCGCGATCTGTTGAAACAGATCGAAGCCTTTTGCCGCTACCGACAGCTGCCCTTGGGCATTCGCCCGGAGTATCTGGAACGCGCCTGCCGAAGCTACTTCAGCGACCTGTAG
- a CDS encoding EAL domain-containing protein translates to MTSLDTSALDRLCHSTVVGSDVWFLSGALEPRDNLRHLPIDEPEFTIGRKPGSSLKLNFKTVSGRHAILSPHDGKLRLTDLNSTNGTYVNGERIQGEVTVDEEDLIHFAEAPFRVLRQSPTGQSAGTIARNVCDEALALVQFDRMMSEKLVRPHFQVIVEVESRNVVGHEILGRGSVFGLESVAAMFHAASQLNLEVELSQLLRWEGVRVGRDLPTRPNLFVNTHPKEMEDAGKLIDSLVKVRQMSGNTDLVLEIHEASVTNRQVMRELSAAVKDLEIELAFDDFGSGQARLAELIEARPDYVKFDISLIHAIDHADEPRHRMLETLVQMVRDLEIKALAEGIETSSEADACQAIGFDLAQGYFYGRPTPL, encoded by the coding sequence ATGACCTCGCTCGACACTTCCGCACTCGACCGGCTCTGCCACAGCACCGTGGTTGGGAGCGACGTTTGGTTCTTGTCCGGGGCTCTTGAACCTCGGGACAATCTGCGTCACCTGCCGATCGACGAGCCGGAGTTCACGATCGGTCGAAAACCGGGGTCGTCGCTGAAGTTGAATTTCAAAACCGTCAGCGGGCGACACGCCATCCTGTCGCCCCACGATGGCAAATTGCGGCTGACCGATCTGAACAGCACCAACGGGACGTATGTCAACGGCGAACGCATTCAAGGTGAAGTCACGGTCGATGAAGAAGACCTGATTCACTTCGCCGAGGCGCCCTTTCGAGTGCTTCGGCAATCGCCGACCGGACAATCCGCCGGAACGATCGCACGCAACGTCTGTGACGAAGCGTTGGCGCTGGTGCAGTTCGATCGCATGATGAGCGAAAAACTGGTGCGACCGCACTTCCAGGTGATCGTCGAAGTTGAAAGCCGAAACGTCGTCGGCCACGAAATCCTGGGACGCGGCAGCGTGTTCGGACTCGAATCGGTCGCGGCCATGTTTCACGCCGCCAGCCAGCTGAATCTGGAAGTCGAACTCAGTCAGCTGTTGCGTTGGGAAGGTGTTCGCGTCGGACGCGACCTGCCCACCCGCCCCAATCTGTTCGTCAACACCCATCCCAAGGAAATGGAGGATGCCGGCAAGCTGATCGATTCGCTGGTCAAGGTCCGCCAGATGTCGGGCAACACCGATTTGGTGTTGGAGATCCACGAGGCCAGTGTCACCAACCGTCAGGTCATGCGTGAACTTTCCGCCGCCGTGAAAGACCTGGAGATCGAACTGGCGTTCGATGATTTCGGCTCCGGCCAGGCACGGCTGGCAGAACTGATCGAAGCACGTCCCGATTACGTCAAATTCGATATTTCGCTGATCCATGCGATCGATCACGCCGACGAACCCCGCCATCGCATGCTCGAAACGCTCGTGCAAATGGTCCGCGATCTGGAGATCAAGGCGCTGGCCGAAGGGATCGAGACGTCCAGCGAAGCGGATGCCTGTCAAGCGATCGGGTTTGATCTCGCGCAAGGCTATTTCTACGGCCGCCCGACACCGTTGTAG
- a CDS encoding polysaccharide biosynthesis/export family protein yields the protein MQSQSSSRLNLASAWIAAVAMAGCVFACTIASAQVAVSPPPSATAASATAASATAPSATAAGVPAAGGVRMPETDCGCRNVPGGYPCKSGCPKCMMAVDCQDHCGAEGRWRDMQPMPFDAYGPGGYAGPSRYAHLGEYRLRPGDQLQVIYLITRRQDQGDYRLAPGDEVLIESVADQDLQRGTLDRGLEIQPDGTITVRLLGQVHAAGLSISQLRDVLEQKYKKLYDEPSIDVTPVRTNRLAEDIRNAVGGQSGLQQQALTVTVMPDGKIRLPGIGGLCVQGFSLPELKKEINLRYRELVVGLEAEPILTQQANHFVYVLGEVATPNRIQLEGPTTVLGAIARAGGHLPGGNMRQVVVLRRAEDWRLVSTMLDLQGAVLGKRPTPADEIWLRDSDVVIVPQRPIVRLDNWIEQIFTRGIYAAIPPLNIEVR from the coding sequence ATGCAGTCTCAATCATCCTCTCGACTGAACCTCGCTTCGGCGTGGATCGCCGCCGTCGCGATGGCCGGTTGCGTGTTCGCTTGCACGATCGCTTCGGCCCAAGTTGCCGTCTCTCCGCCGCCCAGTGCCACAGCGGCCAGTGCCACAGCGGCCAGTGCCACAGCGCCCAGTGCCACAGCGGCTGGTGTCCCGGCGGCTGGCGGCGTCAGGATGCCGGAGACCGATTGTGGATGTCGAAATGTTCCGGGTGGCTACCCCTGCAAAAGCGGATGTCCCAAGTGCATGATGGCGGTCGATTGTCAGGATCATTGCGGAGCGGAAGGGCGTTGGCGTGACATGCAACCGATGCCGTTTGACGCCTATGGTCCGGGTGGCTACGCCGGTCCCTCGCGGTATGCGCATTTGGGCGAGTATCGCCTGCGGCCCGGTGATCAGTTGCAAGTCATTTACCTGATCACGCGTCGTCAAGATCAAGGCGACTATCGGTTGGCCCCCGGTGACGAAGTGCTGATCGAATCGGTCGCCGATCAGGATTTGCAACGTGGTACACTCGACCGCGGACTGGAGATCCAACCCGATGGGACGATCACGGTTCGGTTGCTAGGGCAGGTCCATGCCGCGGGACTGTCGATCAGTCAGCTCCGCGACGTGCTGGAACAGAAGTACAAGAAACTTTATGACGAACCGTCGATCGATGTCACGCCGGTTCGTACCAACCGTTTGGCCGAAGACATTCGAAACGCCGTGGGCGGTCAGAGCGGATTGCAACAACAGGCGCTCACGGTCACGGTGATGCCGGACGGAAAGATTCGGCTGCCCGGAATCGGTGGGTTGTGCGTTCAGGGGTTCTCGCTTCCGGAACTCAAGAAAGAGATCAACTTGCGCTATCGCGAATTGGTCGTCGGATTGGAAGCCGAACCGATCCTGACGCAGCAAGCCAATCATTTCGTCTATGTGCTCGGTGAAGTCGCAACGCCGAACCGGATTCAATTGGAAGGACCGACCACGGTGCTCGGCGCGATCGCGCGTGCCGGCGGTCATCTGCCCGGCGGCAACATGCGGCAAGTCGTCGTGTTGCGACGGGCCGAGGATTGGCGACTGGTGTCCACGATGTTGGATTTGCAAGGGGCGGTGTTGGGCAAGCGGCCGACACCGGCCGACGAGATCTGGCTGCGAGACAGCGACGTGGTGATCGTGCCCCAACGTCCGATCGTGCGTCTGGACAATTGGATCGAACAGATCTTCACCCGCGGCATCTACGCCGCGATCCCACCGCTGAACATCGAAGTGCGGTAG
- the sthA gene encoding Si-specific NAD(P)(+) transhydrogenase, producing the protein MPSASHWTDAINIVKQAVHELSTRKKKRTQMVDTDFDYDLFVIGTGPGGEGAAMQARKGGLRVGIAERYRQIGGGCTHWGTIPSKALRYTITNTMNVLKNPVFRELGINTSPTMEQLRRGTAEIIAKQVTMRQSFYDRNSVPIHFGHARFVDDHTVAIENGETIRSKAFVISTGARPYRPPEVDFDHPRIFDSDTVLGLAEKPSSITIYGAGVVGTEYASMFRNIGVKVNLVNTRGKLLEFLDDEIVDALSYHLRDQGVVIRHNETFERIEGHDDGVVLHLQSGKQIKTDVLLWANGRTGNTDDLGLENIGLVPNGRGQLEVDDQFQTAKEHIYAVGDVIGYPSLASAAYTQGRAAGMHVLGRKDGNLRVNDLPTGIYTSPEISSVGQTERELTEACVPYEVGQSQFKSLARAQIMGTTVGMLKILFHRETLKILGVHCFGANASEIVHIGQAVMDSNDLNLEYFIETTFNYPTMAEAYRVAALNGYNRLF; encoded by the coding sequence ATGCCCTCGGCATCGCATTGGACTGACGCGATCAACATCGTAAAACAAGCGGTGCACGAATTGAGCACTCGAAAGAAAAAGCGGACACAAATGGTTGACACGGACTTCGATTATGACCTTTTCGTCATCGGGACCGGCCCGGGGGGCGAGGGGGCGGCGATGCAGGCTCGAAAAGGCGGTCTGCGGGTCGGAATCGCTGAACGATACCGTCAGATCGGTGGCGGATGCACGCACTGGGGGACGATTCCCAGCAAGGCCTTGCGGTACACGATCACCAACACGATGAACGTATTGAAGAATCCGGTGTTTCGCGAATTGGGCATAAACACCAGTCCGACGATGGAACAATTGCGCCGGGGCACGGCGGAAATCATCGCCAAACAGGTGACGATGCGTCAGTCGTTTTATGACCGCAACAGCGTCCCGATCCATTTCGGCCACGCGCGTTTCGTCGATGATCACACCGTCGCGATCGAGAACGGCGAAACGATCCGCAGTAAGGCGTTCGTGATTTCGACCGGTGCGCGACCCTATCGGCCGCCGGAAGTCGATTTCGACCACCCGCGGATCTTCGACAGCGACACGGTTTTGGGGCTCGCGGAGAAACCCAGTTCGATCACCATTTACGGCGCCGGAGTGGTCGGAACCGAATATGCCTCGATGTTTCGAAACATCGGCGTCAAGGTCAACCTGGTCAACACCCGTGGCAAGTTGCTGGAATTCTTGGACGATGAAATCGTCGACGCCTTGTCCTATCACTTGCGTGATCAAGGTGTCGTGATTCGTCACAATGAAACGTTCGAACGCATCGAAGGCCACGACGATGGTGTCGTCTTGCACTTGCAAAGTGGCAAACAGATCAAGACAGACGTCCTGTTGTGGGCCAACGGACGCACGGGAAACACCGATGATCTGGGGCTGGAGAACATCGGCTTGGTGCCCAACGGACGTGGCCAATTGGAAGTCGACGATCAATTCCAAACCGCCAAGGAGCACATCTATGCCGTCGGCGACGTGATCGGCTATCCCTCGCTGGCCAGTGCCGCGTACACCCAAGGCCGCGCGGCCGGGATGCACGTCCTGGGGCGAAAAGATGGTAACTTGCGAGTCAATGATCTGCCGACGGGAATTTACACCAGCCCCGAAATCAGTTCCGTCGGCCAGACCGAACGGGAATTGACCGAAGCCTGCGTGCCTTACGAAGTCGGCCAAAGTCAGTTCAAAAGCTTGGCCCGCGCCCAGATCATGGGGACCACCGTCGGGATGCTCAAGATCCTGTTCCATCGTGAAACGTTAAAGATCTTGGGCGTGCACTGCTTCGGCGCCAACGCGTCGGAAATCGTTCACATCGGCCAAGCGGTGATGGATTCGAACGACCTGAACCTGGAATACTTTATCGAAACGACGTTCAACTATCCGACGATGGCCGAAGCCTACCGCGTCGCGGCGCTGAACGGGTACAACCGGCTGTTTTGA
- a CDS encoding M28 family peptidase, whose amino-acid sequence MTRTSVPAMTSLPRGRSHPPMSEVENSDASDPYHSGGKRRAVLAWLLIAALLGGGGLLIALSSGAFRRGVVAVESPTRGAIPDRYDADRSMSYLQQLCDLGPRPSGSAAMVRQQRLLEEFFGQRGATVTRQVFETRDPRDGSALTMVNLIASWHPERPKRFLFCAHYDTRPYPDRDRHNPRGVFIGANDGASGTAGLMELANQLDDLPPDVGVDLVLFDGEEYIWQRDGGRYFIGSTYFAEQYKNDPPAVPYTAGVLFDMIGDKELKLYYEANSIRYAKSVARSFWKKADQLGVEAFVMRTRHDLRDDHLPLNQIARIPTIDVIDFDYPRPGIGAPSYWHTEQDVPENCSGQSIAAVVWVAHQWLVAQSSATTDPTR is encoded by the coding sequence ATGACCAGAACATCCGTTCCAGCGATGACGTCTTTGCCGCGTGGACGATCGCACCCGCCGATGAGCGAGGTGGAAAACTCCGACGCAAGCGATCCGTATCATTCCGGGGGGAAACGCCGCGCCGTATTGGCCTGGCTGTTGATCGCCGCGCTGCTCGGGGGTGGGGGGCTGTTGATCGCGCTCTCCTCCGGAGCATTTCGGCGGGGTGTGGTCGCGGTGGAGAGCCCGACGCGTGGTGCGATTCCCGATCGTTACGACGCCGATCGGTCGATGTCGTATCTGCAACAATTGTGTGACCTCGGACCGCGACCGTCCGGCAGCGCCGCGATGGTACGTCAGCAGCGACTGTTAGAGGAGTTCTTCGGCCAGCGTGGTGCGACGGTGACTCGCCAGGTGTTTGAAACGCGCGATCCACGTGACGGTTCGGCACTGACGATGGTCAATCTGATCGCGTCCTGGCATCCCGAACGCCCCAAACGTTTTCTGTTCTGTGCCCACTATGACACCCGCCCCTACCCGGATCGGGATCGACACAATCCGCGGGGCGTGTTCATCGGAGCAAATGACGGGGCCAGCGGTACCGCGGGATTGATGGAATTGGCCAATCAGCTGGATGATCTGCCCCCTGATGTCGGCGTCGATCTGGTGTTGTTTGACGGCGAGGAGTATATCTGGCAGCGCGACGGTGGGCGGTACTTTATCGGTTCGACCTACTTTGCCGAACAATACAAGAACGATCCGCCGGCGGTGCCCTACACCGCCGGGGTCTTGTTTGACATGATCGGTGACAAAGAGTTGAAGCTGTACTATGAAGCCAACAGCATCCGCTACGCGAAGTCGGTGGCGCGATCGTTTTGGAAAAAGGCGGATCAACTGGGGGTCGAGGCCTTTGTGATGCGGACGCGTCACGACCTCCGCGACGATCACTTGCCGCTGAACCAGATCGCCAGGATTCCGACGATCGATGTCATCGATTTCGACTACCCGCGTCCTGGGATCGGCGCTCCGTCGTATTGGCATACCGAGCAAGACGTGCCGGAAAACTGTAGCGGCCAGTCGATCGCGGCGGTCGTCTGGGTCGCGCACCAGTGGCTCGTCGCGCAAAGTTCTGCGACCACCGATCCGACTCGATAG